The sequence below is a genomic window from Silene latifolia isolate original U9 population unplaced genomic scaffold, ASM4854445v1 scaffold_20.1, whole genome shotgun sequence.
tagaggtcgatcgagtggtttggcagctgcaggaggtcgatcgagtggttcttaaactcgatcgaaatgggctaatttggaagtgttcgatcgagagctgcttttgctcgatcgaacggttttgctGAAGATTCACTTGATTGAGTAGTTtgaaaaggctcgatcgagtgactagctgttttacacgggttaattaactcgtgttaggtttatttatgttaaaaaatgcttccctatataagggaagtcgtcattaggtcataaacacacttttgATATGCTTAATACTCTTTTACTTCTCTTAAttactgctgctactttgttctttacgccggattcgctctcTTGTAATCTCTCTTTCTCTTAACCTTAATCTAATTGTTTGCTTTCTTTAATCATTGTTCTTCTTTATTTCATTGTCTCTTGATTTTTATTCTATCGTTATTATTGTTAGTTTACAATTCATCTCTTAATTCTCTTTATCATGCCTCTTATTAGCACATTCATCGTTATTGCTGTTAAATccgatagcatgagtagctaatctctttatgttaggattaggggagccatggtagtaaagtgacgatgttgtgaataggctagatgattaattgtgagaacttgtgaccatagcaatataactgtaattagtttagttgagtgcatgcttctaaaccccttaatctggttaaattcgctcATGGATCGGAAgtttggaatgaacagacctgctatgaatagtagactaccctaatgaggacggcagttaagttagttgtaatctagggtggatagcggaccggaaggacctttccctttcccttctcacagcagatcgtctgaactatttatgactgagttagtgaactgccatggtgaaccgaaatcctgacatacttctctttatctgatcacatctTTAATCCTCTTTGCTTTTATTGCTCTCTGCCTtacttctcttgccttaatcactTTTAGTTAGAAATcatttaaaaacccccaattgtgaccgtagacagactagaattaacaagtagatagtgaccgcctccctgtggagatcgaccctacttccactaactTATGTTAgtagttttaggtatttatttttggtactaaacgacggtattaACCACCCTCTCAGCATGTCCCGCTCTTTCATAGACATCTTTCAGATAAGAGAGTACCCCGACCGGTAGCTTTTCCATGATCTTCATTTCTAACCCGTTCTCGAAGCGAAGAGGGGAACTCCGTTGACTCAGCTGCATGTCCTCTGCATAGCGTGACAGCTCAATAAACCTATGATAGTACTCTGTGACGGTCATGTTGTCGGCCATAGAAAAGGAATCGAACTCAGCCCTCAACTTTGCACGGATGTGCTCCGGAACGAAGTGGTCCCTCATTACCCTCTTAAACCCCGCCCATGGAATTGCAGGTTGGCCCAGACTCCTATAGTATGCCCGAGCTCCTTCCCTCTCGTTGTGCCACCATACCCCAGCCTTATCCCtaaggtagaacgcagcttgttccaccatCATCTCCCCTGGACAACGAACCACCTCTAACATACTCTCCATCTCTTGGTGCCAGTTGTCAAGCAGCTTAGGCTCACCAGTGCCCTCATAAGTAGTAGGGTTAAAGAGAGAAATGGTGGTGCTCAGACGTGATGCATCCACCGGTTTCTCTTACCCTTTCCCTACATTCTTGAGTGCCTCCATGAGCACTTCTTGCTGCTCAATCATCCTATAAACCTCTTCGAGGATCATCTCTGAGGTCTGAATATACGCAGCTGATCTCTTTAATTTGGCGGCATTTTAAGTTGATATAACCAAGACAAATGTAACCACATAGCCTATGGCTCAAAAAAAAATTACATCCGCCAAAGAGGTACTCGTCCGAGTATCTGAGGTACTCGGTCCAGAATGCCGACTACTTGGCCGAGTACTCCGAGTCCACTAGCTGATCAAAAATACACAtaaagcatactcggtcgagtatctcacgtactcggtcgagtatcgccCCTACTCGGCTGACTGGCAATATTCCAGTAGCTACTGCCAAAAACACAACctcctccactcggtcgagtgacaggttactcggccgagtacccgctactcggtcaagtacctgCCCAGCTCGGCCGAATCATGCCAAAGACGATCTACCCTTCAACTTAACAACACACATATACGTATATAACTTCCTAAACATGTTACTATTCAACAAAAGCCAAGTAATAACACTCAAACATGCCTCATTCCATCTATATCACATCAATTCATCCACTTCTCCA
It includes:
- the LOC141638275 gene encoding uncharacterized protein LOC141638275, encoding MESMLEVVRCPGEMMVEQAAFYLRDKAGVWWHNEREGARAYYRSLGQPAIPWAGFKRVMRDHFVPEHIRAKLRAEFDSFSMADNMTVTEYYHRFIELSRYAEDMQLSQRSSPLRFENGLEMKIMEKLPVGVLSYLKDVYERAGHAERVVNTVV